The Leptospira venezuelensis genome contains a region encoding:
- the mutL gene encoding DNA mismatch repair endonuclease MutL, with the protein MGRIQELSPELINQIAAGEVIESAHSVLKEMMENSVDAGADTIEVESRDGGLTSLLLSDNGSGIEEEDIPLAIQRHATSKIRTLKDLELVSSYGFRGEALASIASVSKLTIETGTGQPTAWKVRAEKGQILSKESIPGFQGTKILVEDLFYNTPVRRKFLKSVRSEDKKIRDKVTVQALAREDIRFRFVQDHKEIYRLPPKDKRERIIDLFGENFRDHLLEVQLERKGWKAKGYISDPDFYKSNRTGQFIFVNGRPVEIKYSSHLLKKCYDELLPPNAHPYCFLFFEVDPESIDVNVHPAKKEIRFLDEEGFNTFFLQLIQKELRSSTPVSFLELKNRLLRPEPKKMESTLYSFSSSSSAGTEQQLLGGALYEEVKHSPSFPVEAVGPGSRLDDLTDIPIKHSEFIPKKHFGLLFETFILAEGEDGFYIIDQHTAHERIRYEEVLRKLKKKNYGIQPLLTPIRIPVSKQEAEDIKDRLGEYQEVGLKLDSLGEDTMVLREVPGYFLPGHEKEIVLDFLNRTGGKEVPEPELYDLMAKCVACRSAVKKGDQLSDHLIAEMLNRLSYCENPSRCPHGRPTLVKLTREDLERMFHRR; encoded by the coding sequence ATGGGAAGGATCCAAGAACTCAGTCCGGAACTTATCAACCAAATCGCCGCCGGGGAAGTGATAGAATCGGCTCACTCCGTCCTGAAAGAAATGATGGAAAACTCGGTCGATGCGGGAGCAGACACGATCGAAGTGGAATCCAGAGACGGAGGATTGACCTCACTTCTTCTTTCGGATAACGGATCCGGAATTGAAGAAGAGGATATTCCTCTTGCGATCCAAAGACATGCTACAAGTAAGATCCGTACATTAAAAGATCTTGAATTAGTTTCTTCTTACGGATTCAGGGGAGAAGCACTGGCATCCATTGCCTCCGTTTCTAAACTCACGATTGAGACTGGAACAGGACAACCTACCGCTTGGAAGGTAAGAGCGGAAAAAGGACAAATACTTTCCAAAGAATCCATCCCTGGCTTTCAAGGAACTAAGATCCTAGTTGAAGATTTATTCTATAACACTCCAGTCAGAAGGAAATTCCTAAAATCAGTTCGTTCCGAAGATAAGAAGATCCGAGATAAGGTAACTGTTCAGGCTCTCGCAAGAGAGGATATTCGATTTAGATTCGTTCAGGATCATAAAGAGATTTATCGACTTCCCCCTAAAGATAAAAGAGAAAGAATTATAGACCTATTCGGCGAAAATTTCAGGGACCATTTGTTGGAGGTCCAACTGGAAAGAAAAGGTTGGAAGGCAAAAGGTTATATTAGTGATCCAGACTTTTATAAATCCAATCGTACCGGCCAATTTATATTCGTGAATGGAAGACCTGTAGAAATTAAATATTCTTCTCATCTATTAAAGAAATGTTATGATGAACTTCTTCCTCCAAATGCTCATCCTTACTGCTTCTTATTCTTTGAAGTAGATCCCGAATCAATCGATGTAAATGTTCATCCTGCTAAAAAGGAGATCCGATTTCTGGACGAAGAAGGATTTAATACATTCTTCTTACAATTGATCCAGAAAGAACTTAGATCCAGCACTCCGGTCAGTTTTTTGGAGTTAAAAAACAGACTTTTAAGACCTGAACCTAAGAAAATGGAATCTACGTTATACTCTTTTTCCAGTTCTTCCTCTGCAGGAACAGAACAACAACTTTTAGGAGGAGCACTTTATGAAGAAGTGAAACATTCTCCTTCATTTCCAGTAGAAGCAGTTGGACCTGGCTCCAGATTAGATGATTTGACGGATATTCCGATCAAACATTCGGAGTTTATTCCTAAGAAACATTTCGGTCTTTTGTTTGAAACGTTCATCTTGGCAGAAGGAGAAGATGGTTTTTATATCATAGACCAACATACTGCTCATGAAAGGATCCGTTACGAAGAAGTTTTAAGAAAGCTTAAAAAGAAAAATTATGGGATACAACCTCTTCTCACGCCAATACGTATTCCTGTTTCTAAACAAGAAGCGGAAGATATAAAAGATAGATTGGGAGAATACCAAGAAGTAGGTCTAAAACTGGATTCACTCGGAGAAGATACAATGGTACTTCGAGAAGTACCAGGTTACTTTCTGCCAGGACATGAAAAGGAAATCGTTCTGGATTTTCTAAATCGTACAGGAGGCAAGGAAGTTCCCGAACCTGAGTTATACGATCTTATGGCAAAATGTGTGGCTTGTAGATCCGCAGTTAAAAAGGGAGATCAACTTTCAGACCATCTGATCGCAGAAATGCTCAATCGTTTGAGTTATTGTGAAAACCCATCCCGTTGCCCTCATGGCAGACCAACCTTAGTCAAATTAACCAGAGAAGATCTGGAAAGAATGTTTCATCGCAGGTAA
- a CDS encoding YqaA family protein translates to MKTESQELKNSTENVITSLVRQTLIASVILLLIVLILARFFNERVTQVAGLFLDYTGVWGVGLSIFIADSVHVFFPPDTFLILAVAAKMPDFWVIFFASFGSLLAGGCSYSQGRFLLPKLTVFSKFIRNHEEKLEVYVKRFGFWAVVLAALTPLPYSWTSVAAGAMKMRLDLFFAAALFRIPRFILYYYLIKGGWIGI, encoded by the coding sequence TTGAAAACCGAATCCCAAGAACTTAAAAATTCCACGGAGAATGTGATCACCTCTTTAGTCAGACAAACATTGATCGCAAGCGTGATCTTGTTACTCATCGTTCTGATTCTCGCAAGATTTTTTAATGAAAGAGTCACTCAGGTTGCAGGACTCTTCTTGGATTACACTGGCGTATGGGGAGTAGGACTTTCTATATTTATTGCAGACTCAGTGCATGTATTTTTTCCTCCGGATACATTTTTGATCTTAGCGGTGGCTGCAAAGATGCCCGATTTCTGGGTAATCTTCTTTGCTTCGTTTGGGTCTTTACTTGCAGGAGGATGTTCTTATTCACAAGGAAGATTCCTTCTTCCTAAATTAACCGTATTCTCTAAGTTCATTCGAAATCATGAAGAGAAGTTAGAAGTATACGTAAAAAGATTCGGGTTCTGGGCCGTGGTACTTGCAGCCCTTACTCCGTTGCCTTACTCTTGGACCTCAGTTGCAGCAGGTGCAATGAAGATGAGGCTCGATCTTTTTTTTGCTGCTGCACTTTTTAGGATCCCCCGTTTTATTCTTTATTACTATCTAATAAAGGGTGGATGGATCGGGATCTAA
- a CDS encoding replication-associated recombination protein A, giving the protein MDSLFERAPLPHKIRPSSFAQVIGQEKAKLQLQKYKEPVSILLYGPPGTGKSTIARILGNTWKLPFVEYNAVTTGVADIKKLLERSEKEGSILLFLDEIHRFSSSQQDSLLKGVETGGIVLIGATTENPSFRITRPLLSRCQVLKLEPLGENDLLEILSRGIESLDPKPNITKEASSLLVRYSGGDARKLLSNLEGLVLSRDAGSQIEASDIETFLESRVIEYDQSGESHYDVISAFIKSVRGSDPDAALFYLAMMLEGGEDPLFIARRLIILASEDIGNASVHGLPLAVAGLHALETIGMPEGRIILGQVTTFLASCPKSNASYMGIGSALSFVKERGTSLKIPNRLRNAPTSTHKKEGAGQGYKYPHDFCGFVPFSYFPDDLSDNPPQFYKPTKNGMEGKIKEHLASIWKKISGKNYE; this is encoded by the coding sequence TTGGACAGTCTATTTGAGCGAGCTCCTCTTCCTCACAAGATAAGGCCGAGTTCATTTGCTCAGGTCATTGGACAGGAAAAGGCAAAGCTTCAATTACAAAAATATAAAGAACCAGTAAGCATTCTGCTATACGGACCTCCTGGAACGGGAAAGTCCACGATAGCAAGGATTTTAGGTAATACATGGAAATTACCTTTTGTAGAATATAACGCAGTCACCACGGGTGTTGCAGATATTAAAAAATTATTAGAAAGGTCTGAGAAAGAGGGGAGTATTTTACTCTTCTTAGATGAGATCCATAGATTCAGTTCTTCCCAACAAGATAGTTTATTAAAAGGAGTGGAGACCGGAGGAATAGTTCTCATTGGTGCCACGACTGAAAATCCATCTTTTAGAATTACGAGACCTCTATTATCCAGATGCCAGGTGCTTAAACTAGAACCGCTCGGAGAGAATGATCTTTTAGAGATCCTCTCCAGAGGAATAGAATCCTTAGATCCGAAACCGAATATTACAAAAGAAGCAAGTTCTCTTTTAGTCCGTTATTCTGGAGGAGATGCAAGAAAACTTCTCTCTAATTTAGAGGGACTTGTTCTATCCAGAGATGCAGGATCCCAGATAGAAGCTTCTGATATCGAAACATTTTTGGAAAGTAGGGTAATCGAATATGATCAAAGTGGGGAAAGCCATTACGACGTAATCTCTGCTTTTATCAAGTCCGTAAGAGGAAGTGATCCGGACGCTGCATTATTCTATCTAGCAATGATGTTAGAAGGTGGAGAAGATCCGCTCTTTATTGCAAGGAGACTCATTATCCTTGCCTCCGAAGATATCGGAAATGCTTCCGTTCACGGTTTGCCTTTGGCAGTAGCAGGACTTCATGCATTAGAAACAATTGGAATGCCCGAAGGAAGGATCATTTTAGGACAGGTCACCACATTCTTAGCATCTTGTCCTAAGTCCAATGCCTCTTATATGGGTATAGGTTCTGCACTTTCTTTTGTAAAAGAAAGAGGGACAAGTTTAAAGATCCCGAATCGACTGAGAAATGCTCCCACTTCTACTCATAAAAAAGAGGGAGCCGGCCAGGGTTATAAGTATCCTCATGATTTCTGTGGATTTGTGCCTTTCTCCTATTTCCCTGACGATCTTTCAGATAATCCTCCTCAATTCTATAAGCCAACGAAAAACGGAATGGAAGGAAAGATCAAAGAGCATCTGGCTTCTATCTGGAAAAAGATCTCTGGCAAAAATTACGAGTAA
- a CDS encoding ArsR/SmtB family transcription factor — protein MNLRRDVFQAIADPTRRAILLLVASQAMTAGAIASNFDTARPTVSKHLHILTECELLKQEQNGREIYYQLNPKKMKEIADFIEPFRKMWDDRFNKLESVMKKYRSRK, from the coding sequence ATGAATCTGAGAAGGGATGTATTTCAGGCAATAGCAGATCCTACCAGAAGGGCAATACTTCTGTTGGTGGCTTCTCAAGCGATGACTGCCGGGGCCATCGCATCCAATTTTGATACCGCCAGGCCAACCGTTTCGAAACATCTACATATACTTACCGAGTGTGAATTATTGAAACAGGAGCAAAATGGCAGGGAAATTTATTACCAATTGAACCCAAAGAAGATGAAAGAAATTGCCGACTTTATAGAACCCTTCCGTAAAATGTGGGACGATCGATTCAACAAATTAGAATCCGTAATGAAAAAATATAGATCAAGAAAATAG
- a CDS encoding SRPBCC domain-containing protein, producing MEIKTKIDAEDGKQELLITREFDLPVDLLFKAHIEPEIVEEWMGTKVLKLEAKKHGSWQFVTTDPHGNKHGFNGVIHEYVPDQKITRTFEMENSPFPPQLEFLEFESLGEEKSKLTMHIVFKSSSLRDQLLKMPFAQGINIAHNRLQETAKKFK from the coding sequence ATGGAAATTAAAACCAAAATTGATGCAGAAGACGGCAAACAAGAGCTGTTGATCACACGAGAATTCGATCTTCCTGTAGATCTGCTTTTTAAAGCACATATTGAACCTGAAATCGTGGAAGAATGGATGGGAACAAAAGTGCTGAAATTAGAAGCTAAAAAACATGGAAGCTGGCAATTTGTAACTACAGATCCTCATGGCAACAAACATGGATTTAACGGTGTTATCCATGAATATGTTCCCGATCAGAAGATTACCCGTACTTTCGAGATGGAAAATTCTCCTTTCCCGCCTCAACTTGAATTTTTAGAATTCGAATCATTAGGAGAAGAGAAAAGTAAACTTACTATGCACATAGTATTTAAGTCTAGCTCATTAAGAGACCAATTATTAAAGATGCCTTTCGCACAGGGTATCAATATAGCTCATAACAGATTACAAGAAACTGCAAAAAAATTTAAATAG
- a CDS encoding DoxX family protein: MRNKIIYWIATAWLSLGMVSTGIVQVIQMKEEADMFAHLGYPAYLMIIIGVWKLLGVIAVIVPKYPLVKEWAYAGFFFTMSGAAFSHFAAGDSAKEYFGPILLLVLTVVSWYFRPADRKLQG; this comes from the coding sequence ATGAGAAACAAGATTATATATTGGATCGCTACTGCATGGCTTTCTTTAGGCATGGTATCTACTGGAATCGTACAGGTCATCCAAATGAAAGAAGAAGCAGATATGTTTGCACATTTAGGTTACCCCGCTTACTTGATGATCATTATAGGAGTTTGGAAATTACTTGGAGTAATCGCCGTAATTGTTCCCAAATATCCTTTGGTAAAGGAATGGGCATATGCAGGATTTTTCTTTACAATGTCAGGAGCTGCGTTCTCTCATTTTGCAGCAGGAGATTCGGCAAAAGAATATTTCGGACCTATATTATTGCTAGTTCTGACAGTAGTTTCTTGGTATTTCAGACCAGCTGATAGAAAATTACAAGGGTAA
- a CDS encoding YdeI/OmpD-associated family protein yields the protein MNPKVDFFFNKAKQWKEEYEALRKIALSSGLTEELKWGQPCYTSQNNNIVLIHGFKDYCAFLFFKGALLKDPKGILIQQTKNVQSARQIRFTNLKEIDKLKTSLKSYIKNAIEVEKSGQKVNFKKTKEFDMPEEFLSKLDESPNLKSAFDSLTPGRQRGYLLHFSSAKQSKTREARIEKYIPHILKGKGLDD from the coding sequence ATGAATCCTAAGGTTGATTTCTTTTTTAATAAAGCCAAACAGTGGAAGGAAGAATATGAAGCATTGCGGAAGATCGCCTTGTCTTCTGGACTTACTGAAGAGTTGAAATGGGGTCAACCTTGTTATACATCTCAAAACAATAATATAGTTTTGATACATGGATTTAAGGACTATTGTGCGTTTTTGTTTTTCAAAGGTGCTTTATTAAAAGATCCAAAAGGAATTCTGATACAGCAAACTAAGAATGTGCAATCTGCTCGTCAGATCCGATTTACGAATCTGAAAGAGATCGATAAACTCAAAACTTCTTTAAAATCTTATATTAAAAATGCGATAGAAGTCGAAAAGTCCGGCCAGAAAGTTAATTTCAAAAAGACAAAAGAATTTGATATGCCTGAGGAATTTTTAAGTAAGTTAGATGAATCCCCAAACTTAAAGTCCGCTTTTGATTCCTTAACTCCAGGCAGACAAAGAGGTTATCTTCTTCATTTTTCTTCTGCGAAACAATCCAAGACCAGAGAGGCGAGGATAGAAAAATATATACCTCATATTCTAAAGGGAAAAGGATTAGATGATTAA
- a CDS encoding DUF1801 domain-containing protein, with protein MIKKKASAKKTKTTAKNSAPKKKSLSNKKPVLLSGGNPQIAKGYGDGPVQEYISAMPGWKKDIGLKLDEIIVRTVPYVYKAVKWNSPLYGIEGDGWFLGIHVFNKYVKVAFFRGTHLKPLPPGESKQKEVRYLDIKENDKIDESQLSSWIKQASELPGEKM; from the coding sequence ATGATTAAAAAGAAGGCTTCAGCAAAGAAAACTAAAACTACAGCGAAAAACTCTGCTCCTAAGAAGAAGTCTCTTAGTAATAAAAAGCCAGTCTTACTTTCGGGTGGGAATCCTCAAATCGCTAAGGGTTATGGAGATGGTCCGGTCCAGGAATATATTTCTGCTATGCCTGGTTGGAAAAAGGACATTGGACTCAAACTAGACGAAATCATAGTCCGCACAGTTCCTTATGTTTATAAGGCAGTAAAATGGAATTCTCCTTTATATGGGATAGAGGGAGACGGTTGGTTTTTAGGAATTCATGTTTTTAATAAATATGTTAAGGTCGCTTTCTTTAGAGGGACTCATTTGAAACCTCTTCCTCCAGGCGAATCCAAGCAGAAAGAAGTACGTTACCTGGACATCAAGGAGAATGATAAAATAGACGAATCCCAACTTTCTTCTTGGATCAAGCAGGCTAGCGAACTGCCAGGCGAAAAAATGTAA
- a CDS encoding OsmC family protein, translated as MANTVFESKASWAGGLKLNLQCRNHKWVVDEPEILGGTDQGPNPVELVLGGLASCVGVLVSLYAPAHKVELKDFHVFVEGDLDLDGFQELAAVRPGFSQIRYRVDIQTDSPKENVDSLLAHIERICPVKDTLSGVGVLSQKSGSSVAA; from the coding sequence ATGGCAAATACTGTATTTGAAAGTAAGGCTTCTTGGGCGGGAGGTTTAAAATTAAACCTACAATGCAGAAATCATAAATGGGTCGTGGACGAACCTGAAATTTTAGGTGGAACGGACCAAGGGCCGAATCCAGTTGAACTCGTGTTAGGTGGACTTGCGAGTTGTGTTGGAGTTTTAGTTTCTCTTTATGCTCCTGCTCATAAAGTAGAATTGAAGGATTTCCATGTATTTGTGGAAGGAGATCTTGATTTGGACGGGTTCCAAGAACTTGCAGCCGTCCGTCCTGGATTTTCTCAGATCCGTTATAGAGTAGATATCCAGACAGATTCTCCGAAAGAAAATGTGGATTCTTTGCTTGCTCACATAGAAAGGATATGCCCTGTGAAGGATACGTTATCCGGGGTAGGAGTATTATCCCAAAAATCTGGATCATCTGTTGCAGCTTAA
- the hisC gene encoding histidinol-phosphate transaminase produces MRFQPALDKIPAYEAGKPIELVVREYGISPEKVLKLASNENPYGVSPKVSEVIKEAVYKMPLYPDDSYKALKDALANAHGVDAKNVIQGNGSDQIFDFATRSVLSPGDKILQNGKTFSMYSIYAGQCGAETIQTSSELHDLNQFLDLYKKHSPKIIFICTPCNPIGDALDQSDLYTFLQKISSDTMVVLDAAYMEFGKTRDPKKEVKASDVISKFPNVLYTNTFSKIYGLGGMRIGYGIASEEMIRAFYKLRPPFNVSQLSQLAAATALSDREFVENYLKSNLKEMIRYEEFAKKKGLSFFESYANFITIKLNQAKLDSTQTFETLLKEGIILRNLKSYGLNALRITIGRPEQNDRVLERLSELL; encoded by the coding sequence ATGCGATTCCAACCCGCTTTAGACAAGATTCCGGCTTACGAGGCCGGCAAACCGATAGAACTAGTCGTACGTGAATACGGAATTTCTCCGGAAAAAGTTCTCAAACTAGCTTCCAACGAAAATCCGTATGGTGTCTCTCCTAAGGTTTCCGAAGTCATAAAAGAAGCTGTGTATAAGATGCCCTTATATCCTGACGATTCCTATAAAGCATTAAAGGATGCACTTGCGAACGCCCATGGAGTAGATGCAAAAAACGTAATACAAGGAAACGGAAGCGACCAAATATTCGACTTTGCTACAAGATCAGTATTAAGCCCTGGAGACAAGATCCTCCAAAATGGAAAAACATTCTCCATGTATTCTATATACGCAGGACAATGTGGTGCGGAAACAATCCAAACCAGTTCTGAACTTCATGATCTAAACCAATTCCTGGATCTGTATAAAAAACATTCTCCTAAGATCATATTCATCTGCACTCCTTGTAATCCGATCGGAGATGCTTTAGATCAGTCAGATCTATACACCTTTCTTCAAAAAATTTCCTCCGATACGATGGTTGTGTTGGATGCGGCATACATGGAGTTCGGAAAAACTAGAGATCCTAAAAAAGAAGTCAAAGCTTCGGATGTAATTTCAAAATTCCCGAATGTATTATATACAAACACTTTCTCAAAAATTTATGGATTAGGTGGAATGAGAATTGGGTATGGAATCGCTTCGGAAGAAATGATCCGCGCATTCTACAAATTGAGACCTCCATTCAATGTATCTCAACTTTCTCAGTTAGCAGCCGCTACTGCACTAAGCGATAGAGAATTTGTGGAAAATTATTTAAAATCGAATTTAAAAGAAATGATCCGTTACGAAGAGTTCGCAAAAAAGAAGGGACTCTCTTTTTTTGAATCCTATGCAAACTTTATCACAATTAAATTGAACCAAGCAAAACTGGATTCCACCCAAACCTTCGAAACACTCTTGAAGGAAGGGATTATATTAAGAAATCTTAAAAGTTACGGATTAAATGCCTTAAGAATTACGATAGGAAGGCCGGAGCAGAATGACCGGGTATTAGAAAGGCTTTCGGAACTCCTCTGA
- a CDS encoding peroxidase family protein, with protein MIKIIFENDKEVFLEPSELNKPLLQISLDAGIPHIHACGGNARCSTCRVLIQEGDENLLPRNEKETVLAQKKGFPDNVRLACQTKISGDVVLRRLVIDDADKALASTFSDLISGIEKPVAILFSDIRGFTGFSESHLPYDVIHILNRYFYRMGDKVLKYGGIIDKYIGDGLMAIFGLEDPDPVRANLNAIRSALEMRSELENLNTYLQNHLGSEFEIGIGINYGTAILGKLGHPLSMSFTAIGDTVNSASRIETTTKKADAKILISQKVYESVKDRVLKGRSFETKLKGKTGNYRVHEVLGTKNNCEGSTWQETGYRIWDKIDPTEAGAWLRMVFHASSIFSADGEWLGLEGSIRFPTILNDENNRGVTKQIEAIIHLKEELEKEGRVGIPSLADMIALSGALALQKAGGPQVHILQGRKDSSYPSGRMLMPVDSPDVKDSLNYFSMMGFSTRDTVLLMGVHTLGWHAKGSFTETPNIFNNHYFRDLLLDGGTRMLATDRALLGSEETKRMVMEYALDESLFFKDFQGLYQRLVEQKRLEES; from the coding sequence ATGATAAAAATTATTTTCGAAAACGATAAGGAAGTTTTCCTCGAACCTTCCGAATTAAACAAGCCATTATTACAAATTTCACTGGATGCAGGTATCCCTCATATACACGCATGTGGAGGTAACGCACGTTGCTCTACTTGCAGGGTATTAATACAAGAAGGAGACGAAAATCTTCTCCCTCGTAATGAAAAAGAAACAGTGTTAGCCCAGAAGAAGGGTTTTCCCGATAACGTTAGACTTGCCTGCCAAACAAAGATCTCAGGCGACGTTGTCCTCAGAAGATTGGTCATAGATGATGCGGATAAGGCACTTGCTTCTACATTCTCCGATTTGATCTCTGGTATAGAAAAACCGGTGGCGATCTTATTCAGCGATATTAGAGGTTTCACAGGTTTTTCGGAAAGTCATTTGCCTTACGATGTAATTCATATCCTGAACCGTTACTTTTATAGGATGGGAGATAAGGTCCTAAAATACGGCGGTATTATAGATAAGTATATAGGTGATGGACTTATGGCGATCTTCGGGTTAGAAGATCCGGATCCTGTTCGTGCAAATCTAAATGCGATCCGCTCCGCACTTGAAATGAGATCCGAATTAGAAAATTTGAATACTTATCTTCAAAATCATTTAGGTTCCGAATTTGAAATTGGAATTGGGATAAATTATGGAACTGCAATCTTAGGAAAGTTAGGACATCCATTGAGCATGTCTTTCACTGCGATCGGTGATACAGTCAACTCTGCAAGTAGGATAGAAACTACCACAAAGAAGGCAGATGCAAAGATCTTAATTTCCCAAAAGGTTTATGAATCCGTAAAGGACAGAGTTCTTAAAGGAAGAAGTTTCGAAACGAAATTGAAAGGTAAAACCGGAAATTATAGAGTCCACGAGGTATTAGGAACAAAGAATAATTGCGAAGGAAGCACCTGGCAAGAAACAGGATACAGGATCTGGGACAAGATAGATCCTACTGAAGCTGGGGCCTGGCTTCGTATGGTATTTCATGCTTCTTCTATCTTCTCCGCAGATGGAGAATGGTTAGGTCTCGAAGGTTCTATTCGTTTTCCAACCATCCTAAATGATGAGAATAATCGAGGAGTAACAAAACAAATAGAAGCAATTATCCATTTAAAAGAAGAATTGGAAAAAGAAGGAAGAGTTGGAATTCCTTCCCTTGCAGATATGATAGCTCTTTCTGGTGCGTTAGCACTCCAGAAAGCGGGTGGACCTCAGGTCCATATCCTACAGGGAAGAAAGGATTCGAGTTATCCTAGCGGAAGAATGCTTATGCCTGTGGATAGTCCGGATGTTAAAGATTCTCTAAACTATTTCTCCATGATGGGATTTTCCACAAGGGATACTGTTTTGCTCATGGGAGTCCATACATTGGGTTGGCATGCAAAGGGATCTTTTACGGAAACTCCCAATATATTCAATAATCATTATTTTAGAGATCTACTTTTGGATGGTGGAACCAGAATGCTTGCCACCGATAGGGCGCTACTTGGTTCAGAAGAGACCAAAAGAATGGTAATGGAATACGCACTTGATGAGTCCTTATTTTTTAAAGACTTCCAAGGACTTTACCAAAGATTAGTGGAACAAAAACGATTGGAAGAATCCTGA